In Anaerolineales bacterium, the following proteins share a genomic window:
- a CDS encoding zinc ABC transporter substrate-binding protein produces MRIFLAAIVLLLAACAPQAAGQATPGGQLQVVAANSIIADVVAQVGGEHIALSVLVPAGADPHAFEATPQDAAKLEGAALVFVNGLGLEESIESVLAQASADGKVVVVSQDLDLLAFEEDAEGEHEHEGEHEHEGEHEHEGEHEGEGEHEHEGEGEHEGEHEHEGDHEHEGEHEHEGEHHHHGGQDPHVWMDPHNVQAWSAVISTALSQADPAHAAEYQANAARYQAQLEELDGWIAEQVAAIPVEQRQLVTDHESFNYFARRYQFEIVGVLIPSFSSLSEVSAGELATLEQSLSSHAVPAIFIASSINPSLAERIADDIGVQLVTLYAESLSEAQGPAPSYLEMMRYNASAIVDALK; encoded by the coding sequence ATGCGTATTTTCTTAGCAGCCATTGTGCTCTTGCTGGCAGCTTGCGCTCCGCAGGCCGCCGGGCAGGCCACGCCGGGCGGGCAATTGCAGGTAGTGGCGGCCAACTCCATCATTGCCGATGTCGTCGCCCAGGTGGGGGGCGAGCACATCGCACTCTCCGTGCTGGTGCCCGCCGGGGCAGATCCGCACGCGTTTGAGGCGACGCCGCAAGATGCGGCCAAGCTGGAAGGCGCCGCGCTGGTCTTTGTCAACGGCTTGGGTTTGGAAGAATCGATCGAGAGCGTATTGGCTCAGGCCAGCGCGGATGGCAAAGTGGTAGTGGTCTCGCAAGACCTTGACCTGCTTGCCTTTGAGGAAGATGCGGAAGGGGAACACGAGCACGAAGGGGAACACGAGCACGAAGGGGAGCACGAGCACGAAGGCGAGCATGAGGGTGAAGGGGAGCATGAGCACGAAGGTGAAGGGGAGCACGAGGGCGAGCATGAGCATGAAGGGGACCACGAGCATGAAGGTGAACACGAGCATGAAGGTGAACATCACCATCATGGCGGGCAAGATCCGCATGTGTGGATGGACCCCCACAATGTGCAGGCCTGGAGCGCTGTGATCAGCACGGCGCTGAGCCAGGCGGACCCTGCCCATGCGGCAGAGTACCAGGCCAACGCGGCCCGCTACCAAGCACAACTCGAAGAGTTGGATGGCTGGATTGCAGAGCAGGTTGCGGCGATCCCCGTGGAGCAGCGCCAACTGGTAACCGATCACGAGTCGTTCAACTACTTTGCGCGGCGCTACCAGTTTGAGATCGTCGGGGTGCTCATTCCCAGCTTCAGTTCACTCAGTGAAGTCTCGGCTGGGGAGTTGGCAACCTTGGAGCAAAGCTTGAGTAGCCATGCGGTGCCGGCGATCTTCATCGCCTCTTCGATCAACCCCAGCCTGGCAGAACGCATTGCCGACGACATCGGCGTACAGTTGGTGACACTATATGCAGAAAGCTTAAGCGAAGCCCAAGGGCCAGCGCCCAGCTACCTGGAGATGATGCGCTACAACGCGAGCGCCATCGTGGATGCGCTGAAGTAG
- the lepB gene encoding signal peptidase I → MALPPSALPPSEDVSPLERQNVVALETQPPSQLRRFLVETIETILLALFLFLAINFVSARVRVDGVSMEPTFQLGDYVVVNRLAYRAGAIERGDVIVFPAPSNPELDYIKRVIALPGDHIAIYNGAVVVNGVTLQEPYILGPQNGNYAEHVVPAGQVFVMGDNRNNSDDSRTWGFLQIEQIVGKAIFRYWPLTNMTVVAHPVLLPAQP, encoded by the coding sequence ATGGCACTCCCTCCTTCTGCATTGCCTCCCTCCGAAGACGTTAGCCCACTCGAACGCCAGAATGTGGTGGCGCTGGAAACTCAGCCCCCCTCACAACTGCGCCGCTTCCTGGTCGAGACGATCGAAACCATCCTGCTGGCACTGTTCCTGTTCCTGGCGATCAACTTTGTTTCGGCGCGGGTGCGCGTGGATGGGGTGAGCATGGAGCCCACCTTCCAGTTGGGCGATTATGTCGTCGTCAATCGCCTGGCGTATCGCGCCGGCGCTATCGAGCGCGGCGATGTGATCGTCTTCCCGGCGCCCAGCAACCCAGAGCTGGATTACATCAAGCGCGTGATCGCATTGCCTGGCGATCATATTGCCATTTACAACGGTGCGGTGGTGGTGAACGGGGTCACCCTGCAAGAGCCCTACATCCTTGGCCCGCAGAATGGCAATTACGCCGAGCACGTCGTGCCCGCCGGGCAAGTATTTGTGATGGGCGATAATCGCAACAACTCCGATGATTCGCGCACCTGGGGCTTTTTGCAGATTGAGCAGATCGTTGGCAAAGCGATCTTTCGCTATTGGCCACTCACCAATATGACCGTGGTAGCTCACCCGGTACTTTTGCCTGCCCAACCGTAA
- a CDS encoding EutN/CcmL family microcompartment protein produces the protein MIIGKVTGTVVTTLSHAAFKHRRLLVVQPLTLPGEKPSGDFIALDSTQAGVGDTVLVNREGNGARQVLANPDAPVTSVIVGIVDSLSIPELD, from the coding sequence ATGATCATTGGCAAAGTTACCGGAACGGTAGTCACCACGCTCAGTCATGCGGCCTTCAAACACCGCCGCCTGCTGGTCGTGCAGCCGCTGACCTTGCCGGGCGAGAAGCCCAGCGGTGACTTCATCGCCCTTGACAGCACGCAGGCCGGGGTGGGGGACACGGTGCTGGTCAATCGTGAGGGCAATGGCGCCCGCCAAGTCTTAGCTAACCCAGACGCCCCGGTCACCTCGGTGATCGTGGGCATTGTGGATTCGCTCTCAATTCCAGAGCTCGACTAA
- a CDS encoding EutN/CcmL family microcompartment protein has protein sequence MIFGRVRGVAISTIKYPDMAGCRLLVVQPLNSKLEPVGGLQVAVDVVEAGEGDLCVMARSREAALALPDVKFVPVDLALVGLVDELQVRPDGDFDFTLKVGTARYS, from the coding sequence ATGATCTTCGGGCGTGTGCGCGGCGTCGCCATCAGCACCATCAAGTATCCCGACATGGCCGGCTGCCGCCTGCTGGTAGTGCAGCCGCTGAACAGCAAGCTGGAGCCGGTGGGCGGCTTGCAGGTGGCGGTGGACGTGGTCGAAGCGGGCGAGGGCGATCTGTGCGTCATGGCCCGCTCGCGTGAGGCCGCCCTGGCGCTGCCGGACGTCAAGTTCGTGCCGGTGGACCTGGCGTTGGTGGGCCTGGTAGACGAATTGCAAGTGCGCCCCGACGGCGATTTTGATTTCACCCTCAAGGTGGGCACGGCCCGTTACAGCTGA